The Desulfobacterales bacterium genome contains the following window.
TTATCCCTGTCTCGCCGTTTCTAAAACTATGAAAAAGTCTCCCATCATTGTTTATCATTTTAGTAAGAATAAAATCAGCTGATTTTTTTGCCGAATACATATAATCTGATTTATTTAAAATCCTTGATGTTAAAGAGAAAGCCGCTATCATAAGACCGTTCCAGTCGGTTAGGATTTTATCGTCCTTGAACGGGTGTATTCTGCTTTTTCTAATTTTAAATAGTTTTTCTCTAATATCATCCCATTTAAAGTTTAATTCGTCATTTAAAGGTTTAGTTAAGTATAAAATATTTGTTCCGGTTTTATGACGAGTTGCTTCTTCAAGAAAATTCCCATCTTCTTTTAAATTAAATAGGCTTTCCCAAATATTTGCTTCATCTTTTCCTAAAATTTCTTTTACTTCACTTGTTTTCCAAACATAGAATTTGCCTTCTTCGCCTTCACTATCAGCATCTTCAGCTGAAAAAAATACTCCTTCTGTTGATGTCATATCCCTGAGAACATAAGTTAAAATTTCAGAACAAGTTTTGGAATAAAAATTATCTTTTGTTATACTATAGGCCTCGATATATGCTAAACAAAGCAGAGCTTGATCATAGAGCATTTTTTCAAAATGGGGAACTATCCATTTCCCATCTGTTGAATAACGATGAAATCCAAAACCTACGTGCTCCCAAATTCCTCCAATACGTATAGACTCAAGAGTCTTTTTTACCATATAGATAGACTTTTCATTGCCGGTTTTTTTATAATATCTCATAAGAAATATAAGCCTATGTGGAACAGGAAATTTTGGAGCTGGTAAAAAACCTCCATGTTCTGAATCGAAACTCGATTCAAGAATAAAGTAAGTTTTTTGAAAAACTGATTCATTCAAAGAATTGTTACTATTGAAAGCAAAGGAATTATTCAGAATTGTTAAAATTTTCTCAGATGATTCAAGAAGTGATGATTTTTTAGTGTTCCATAATTGCTTTACATTTTGACAAAGCTCTATAATTCCTGGACGATTAAATACTGAATGTTTAGGCAGATATGTGGTGGCAAAAAAAGGCTTTTTATTATTAGTCATAAATATAGTAAGAGGCCATCCACCTCCTCCTGTGAGCATATAGCAGGCGGACATATATACAGCATCTATATCTGGTCTTTCCTCTCTATCTACCTTTATACAAATAAATGTATCATTAAGATAATTTGCAACTTCAATATCTTCAAATGATTCCTTTTCCATAACATGACACCAATGGCATGTTGAATAGCCAATTGAAAGAAAAATTGGTTTGTCTTGATTTATAGCTTCTTTAAATGCCTCTTCTGACCATGGATACCAATTTACAGGGTTATGGGCGTGCTGAAGAAGATAAGGACTTTTTTCGTTTATTAATCTATTTGTTTTCATCTAATTTATAATATTAATATAAAGTTATGCTAAAGTCTAATTCTTCCACATATTCACTGATATGTTAATTTAGCTTTTAATGCATCTACTTTTTTAAGTATGTCATCGTCTTTTGGCTCAAAACAAAGATATTCTTCCAAATCATTTATAGCTGAGTTGATATTACCGTTTTCATCATTAGCCAGACCTCGATATAGTAAAATTTTACTTTTTTGGTCCTCGTTTATAAATAATTTATTTAAACATGTTAACTGTCCATTCGCTTAAATTTTAGCAAAATATTTAATTTTGTGGTATTTTTGGATAAATGAAGATAAAACATACTACAAAAAAACACAAAATTAAAG
Protein-coding sequences here:
- a CDS encoding thioredoxin domain-containing protein, with the translated sequence MKTNRLINEKSPYLLQHAHNPVNWYPWSEEAFKEAINQDKPIFLSIGYSTCHWCHVMEKESFEDIEVANYLNDTFICIKVDREERPDIDAVYMSACYMLTGGGGWPLTIFMTNNKKPFFATTYLPKHSVFNRPGIIELCQNVKQLWNTKKSSLLESSEKILTILNNSFAFNSNNSLNESVFQKTYFILESSFDSEHGGFLPAPKFPVPHRLIFLMRYYKKTGNEKSIYMVKKTLESIRIGGIWEHVGFGFHRYSTDGKWIVPHFEKMLYDQALLCLAYIEAYSITKDNFYSKTCSEILTYVLRDMTSTEGVFFSAEDADSEGEEGKFYVWKTSEVKEILGKDEANIWESLFNLKEDGNFLEEATRHKTGTNILYLTKPLNDELNFKWDDIREKLFKIRKSRIHPFKDDKILTDWNGLMIAAFSLTSRILNKSDYMYSAKKSADFILTKMINNDGRLFHSFRNGETGIKGNLNDYAFFIMGLIELYASNFEIEYLQQAINLQRIMIEEYWDKKDGGFFISSESNDDLPVRPKELYDGAIPSANSIALLNLIKLSRLTGNKYFEDTAKKLLNVFSEAVSKNPSAYTQFLISFDFYLNTGQEVVITGEMDNPQTKDMIAVLNDKFNPYRVVIIKHEKNKELLEEIAPFTKDMKIFKDTTYAYVCKNFTCSMPVNNITYLLNLIN